One Anoplopoma fimbria isolate UVic2021 breed Golden Eagle Sablefish chromosome 2, Afim_UVic_2022, whole genome shotgun sequence DNA window includes the following coding sequences:
- the zgc:158785 gene encoding E3 ubiquitin-protein ligase MARCHF3, which produces MAPHIADMTAEELPAPWVSSPVGEVKLMPEPGLEEGLNSCNQEVTHDHTDTPTEECAPITDSCCLFLCLCREEPFCRICHEGRASGELLSPCQCCGSLAMVHQACLEHWLTASNSSHCELCHHPFALERLPKPLTEWLCSPSMQQQRRTLCGDAVCFLFITPLASLSGWLCIQGAMDLYYTNGMEALGLLVLTLALFTIYVFWTMVSVRYHMNLFQTWKKTDQRVRLQIPLPAYSTPTQQTLSINTLCKASSKETMV; this is translated from the exons ATGGCCCCTCATATAGCAGACATGACAGCAGAGGAACTCCCTGCCCCATGGGTGTCCAGCCCTGTGGGAGAGGTCAAGTTAATGCCAGAGCCAGGTCTGGAGGAGGGACTCAACAGCTGCAACCAAGAAGTAACACACGATCACACAGACACGCCCACTGAGGAATGTGCACCAATCACTGACAG TtgctgtctctttctgtgtctgtgcaggGAGGAGCCGTTCTGTAGGATCTGTCATGAAGGCAGGGCCTCAGGGGAGCTGCTGTCCCCATGTCAGTGCTGTGGTAGCCTGGCCATGGTGCACCAGGCCTGCCTGGAGCACTGGCTCACCGCCTCCAACAGCAGCCACTGTGAACTCTGCCACCACCCGTTTGCACTGGAGCGCCTGCCAAAGCCCCTCACTGAG TGGTTGTGTTCTCCATccatgcagcagcagaggaggacgCTGTGTGGCGACGCGGTGTGTTTCCTGTTCATCACACCGCTGGCCAGCCTGTCAGGATGGCTGTGTATTCAGGGAGCCATGGACCTCTACTACACCAACGGCATGGAGGCCCTGGGGCTACTGGTCCTCACACTGGCCCTCTTCACCATATACGTCTTCTGGACCATG GTATCTGTGCGCTACCACATGAATTTGTTCCAGACGTGGAAGAAGACTGACCAGAGAGTGCGACTTCAGATTCCCTTGCCGGCCTACAGCACACCTACCCAACAGACCCTGTCCATAAACACCCTCTGCAAAGCCAGCAGCAAAGAGACTATGGTGTAG